One region of bacterium genomic DNA includes:
- the rocD gene encoding ornithine--oxo-acid transaminase, whose amino-acid sequence MSDAKALIELEDQYGAHNYHPLDVMLSRGEGIWVWDVEGNKYMDFLASYSAVNQGHCHPKIVDALVRQSRKLALTSRAFRNDQLGPLYKELCELTGFQKMLPMNTGAEAVETAIKAARKWGYKVKGVPEGRAEILVFDNNFHGRTTTIVGFSSAAQYRDSFGPFAPGFTLLPYGDTDAVREAMNPNVVAILIEPIQGEGGIIVPPEGHLRSLRELCSQHNALLITDEIQSGLGRTGRLFAYEHEGIRPDMVTIGKALSGGLYPVSAVLADDEVMAVFRPGDHGSTYGGNPVAAAVARTAIRVLVEEGMIENSAELGEYLMSSLGALDSPYIREIRGRGLWIGIELHPEAGGARRFCEQLKQDGLLCKETHEHVIRLAPPLTITREELDWALERVERVLATEAVAV is encoded by the coding sequence ATGAGTGACGCAAAAGCTCTAATCGAGCTCGAAGACCAGTACGGCGCCCACAACTACCACCCGCTCGACGTCATGCTCTCACGCGGCGAAGGCATCTGGGTGTGGGACGTCGAAGGCAACAAGTACATGGACTTCCTGGCCTCGTACTCGGCCGTCAATCAGGGTCACTGTCACCCGAAGATCGTCGACGCCCTGGTTCGGCAGAGCCGAAAGCTGGCGCTGACTTCCCGCGCCTTCCGCAATGACCAACTCGGGCCCCTCTACAAGGAGCTCTGCGAACTGACCGGCTTTCAGAAGATGCTGCCGATGAACACCGGAGCCGAGGCCGTCGAGACAGCGATCAAGGCCGCGCGCAAGTGGGGGTACAAGGTCAAGGGTGTGCCCGAGGGGCGAGCCGAGATCCTCGTCTTCGACAACAACTTCCACGGCCGCACCACGACGATCGTCGGTTTCTCCTCCGCGGCCCAGTACCGAGACAGCTTCGGCCCGTTCGCACCGGGCTTCACGCTGCTTCCGTACGGCGATACTGACGCGGTGCGCGAGGCGATGAACCCGAACGTGGTCGCGATCCTGATCGAGCCCATTCAAGGCGAAGGCGGCATCATCGTGCCACCCGAAGGTCACCTGCGCTCGTTGCGCGAGCTCTGCAGCCAGCACAACGCCCTGCTCATCACCGACGAGATTCAATCCGGCCTGGGCCGCACCGGCAGGCTCTTCGCCTACGAGCACGAAGGCATCCGGCCCGACATGGTGACGATCGGTAAGGCACTTTCCGGCGGCCTCTACCCGGTCTCGGCCGTACTCGCCGACGACGAAGTCATGGCGGTGTTCCGGCCCGGCGATCACGGCTCCACCTACGGCGGCAACCCCGTGGCCGCCGCGGTCGCGCGCACCGCGATACGCGTCCTGGTCGAGGAAGGCATGATCGAGAACTCGGCCGAGCTGGGTGAGTACCTGATGAGCAGTCTGGGTGCTCTCGACTCGCCCTACATCAGGGAGATCCGCGGCAGGGGGCTCTGGATCGGCATCGAGCTTCACCCGGAAGCCGGCGGCGCTCGTCGTTTCTGCGAGCAGCTCAAGCAGGACGGTCTGCTCTGCAAGGAGACCCACGAACACGTCATCCGCCTGGCGCCGCCGCTCACGATCACCAGAGAAGAGCTCGACTGGGCGCTCGAGCGCGTCGAAAGAGTGCTGGCGACCGAAGCGGTCGCGGTCTGA